The following are from one region of the Veillonella nakazawae genome:
- a CDS encoding helix-turn-helix domain-containing protein encodes MKLDDVMTTQEAGERWNVPADSIKQCCLKRYANKQFTDDEARKSGKNWLVTRQGMERLYGEEMDRHI; translated from the coding sequence ATGAAACTAGATGACGTTATGACTACACAAGAGGCTGGTGAAAGATGGAATGTACCAGCTGATTCTATCAAGCAATGCTGTTTAAAAAGATATGCAAATAAACAATTTACCGATGATGAAGCTAGAAAGTCGGGCAAAAATTGGCTTGTAACTCGTCAAGGAATGGAAAGACTATATGGTGAAGAAATGGATCGTCACATATAA
- a CDS encoding 2-hydroxyacid dehydrogenase, producing MEKKPLVVVNGLVRKDAIAYLKEHVDVRQWTEKTVMPRETLKEWLVDADGLWCVRPLDVDGDLVKNAPNLKVIAQAAVGYDNVKIDELTAAGIPYGNTPGVLNETVAELAFTLIATASRRILENANFVKEGRWAQRPSNIKGFDLSRRTLGIIGMGAIGVSISRRARAFGMTVVYHNRNQRIDDKIHKTTYMELDDLLATSDVVCVMAPLTDETYHMCDEAFFKKMKNTALFVNVGRGPIVDTDALISALKTGEIDYAALDVTDPEPLPADHPLLDVENCLIVPHIGSYTDRTRYDMSILTADNIIAGVHKKPLKTCVNEEVNYKKPEMDVESALEELKKAGVDLADFD from the coding sequence ATGGAAAAAAAACCTCTAGTTGTTGTAAACGGTTTAGTCCGTAAAGATGCAATTGCTTATTTAAAAGAGCACGTAGATGTGCGCCAATGGACTGAAAAGACTGTAATGCCTCGTGAGACATTAAAGGAATGGCTCGTTGATGCGGATGGTTTGTGGTGTGTTCGCCCTTTAGATGTAGATGGTGATCTTGTAAAAAATGCACCTAATTTAAAGGTTATTGCTCAAGCAGCAGTGGGTTATGATAATGTAAAAATTGATGAATTAACAGCAGCAGGCATTCCTTATGGCAATACGCCAGGTGTTCTTAATGAAACCGTAGCAGAGCTTGCTTTTACATTAATTGCCACTGCTAGTCGTCGTATTCTGGAAAATGCTAATTTCGTAAAAGAAGGACGTTGGGCTCAAAGACCATCGAATATTAAAGGCTTTGATTTGAGTCGCCGTACCCTTGGTATTATTGGGATGGGGGCTATTGGTGTATCTATTTCTCGTCGTGCTCGTGCATTCGGTATGACCGTGGTATACCATAATCGTAATCAGCGTATTGATGACAAGATTCATAAAACTACGTATATGGAATTAGATGACTTATTAGCTACTAGTGATGTAGTTTGTGTGATGGCTCCACTAACAGATGAAACATATCACATGTGTGATGAAGCATTCTTCAAAAAAATGAAGAATACTGCTTTGTTTGTTAATGTTGGCCGTGGACCTATCGTTGATACAGATGCTTTGATTAGTGCCTTAAAAACAGGTGAAATCGATTACGCAGCACTTGACGTAACTGATCCAGAGCCATTGCCAGCAGATCATCCATTATTGGATGTTGAGAACTGTCTTATCGTACCACATATTGGTTCTTATACTGATCGTACGCGTTATGATATGTCTATTTTGACAGCTGACAATATTATTGCTGGCGTTCATAAGAAACCATTAAAGACCTGTGTTAATGAAGAAGTTAACTATAAGAAACCAGAAATGGATGTAGAGTCTGCCTTAGAAGAGCTTAAAAAAGCTGGTGTAGACTTAGCTGATTTCGACTAA
- the mscL gene encoding large conductance mechanosensitive channel protein MscL, which translates to MKEFLNDFKAFAFKGNMMDLAIGMIIGAAFTALVNSVVSNLFMPIISLFTGGIDFSNLYLPLSAGSKDAFMAGADINTARAAGSVLPYGTFITDLIQFLILAFVVFLMVRALAKMMKNAKEEEAAEAPTTKECPFCKTEIHIDAVKCPNCTVDLK; encoded by the coding sequence ATGAAAGAATTTTTGAACGATTTTAAAGCTTTTGCATTCAAAGGTAACATGATGGACCTCGCTATTGGTATGATTATTGGGGCTGCTTTCACAGCGTTGGTAAACTCTGTTGTAAGCAACTTGTTCATGCCTATTATCAGCTTGTTCACAGGCGGTATTGATTTCAGTAACTTGTACTTGCCATTAAGCGCAGGTTCTAAAGACGCATTCATGGCTGGTGCAGATATTAATACAGCTCGTGCAGCTGGTTCTGTATTGCCATACGGTACATTCATTACCGACTTGATCCAATTCTTGATCTTGGCATTCGTTGTATTCTTGATGGTTCGCGCATTAGCTAAAATGATGAAAAACGCGAAAGAAGAAGAGGCTGCTGAAGCACCTACAACTAAAGAATGTCCATTCTGTAAAACAGAAATTCACATTGATGCAGTTAAATGTCCTAACTGTACAGTAGATTTGAAATAA
- the moaA gene encoding GTP 3',8-cyclase MoaA: MKDAWGRTIEYVRLSLTDACNFCCPYCRPAEITPQSQTQLLSVDEWMTILGAFHRIGVKAVRLTGGEPLLYPHIEELLTRIKDTGWFEDISMTTNGSLLASRAQRLKKLGLNRVNISLDSLESDAFATCVGKEGQLDSVLDGIRSAISENFKSVKINTVLSRHWSDDEVKSLLQYVEKWPVVWRFIEYMPFQGDAFHGPTFDEWKAQLERVSGGPLTEVHSVYGFGPATYLALPSGKAVGFIFSMSHSYCDTCNRVRLTSDGQMRLCLLRDDEADLVSLVRNGATEEDLALHIERALQRKQERHDGVGMEQPERPMWRIGG; encoded by the coding sequence ATGAAAGACGCATGGGGCCGTACAATTGAATATGTACGTCTGTCATTGACAGATGCGTGTAATTTTTGTTGTCCCTATTGTCGACCTGCTGAAATTACACCTCAAAGTCAGACACAATTATTATCAGTTGATGAATGGATGACTATTTTAGGTGCCTTCCATCGTATCGGCGTGAAAGCGGTACGTTTAACTGGTGGCGAGCCATTACTATATCCTCATATTGAAGAGCTTTTAACTCGTATCAAGGATACTGGTTGGTTTGAAGATATATCTATGACTACTAATGGTAGCTTGCTTGCATCTCGAGCACAACGATTGAAAAAACTTGGTTTGAATCGAGTGAATATCAGTCTAGATTCTCTTGAAAGTGATGCCTTTGCCACTTGTGTAGGTAAAGAGGGGCAGCTAGATTCCGTATTAGATGGTATTCGCAGTGCTATTAGCGAGAATTTTAAATCAGTAAAGATTAATACCGTATTATCTCGCCATTGGTCTGATGATGAAGTTAAATCTTTATTACAGTATGTAGAAAAGTGGCCTGTTGTATGGCGTTTTATTGAATATATGCCATTCCAAGGCGATGCGTTCCATGGTCCAACCTTTGATGAATGGAAGGCTCAATTAGAACGTGTTAGTGGAGGTCCGCTTACAGAAGTACATTCCGTTTATGGCTTTGGCCCTGCTACGTATTTAGCGCTACCAAGTGGAAAGGCTGTAGGATTCATCTTTTCTATGTCTCATAGCTACTGCGATACATGTAATCGCGTTCGTCTTACATCGGATGGGCAAATGCGTTTATGCTTGTTGCGTGATGATGAGGCTGATCTTGTATCTCTTGTGCGCAATGGTGCGACCGAGGAAGATTTAGCTTTGCATATTGAACGTGCATTGCAACGAAAGCAAGAACGTCATGATGGCGTAGGTATGGAACAACCAGAACGTCCTATGTGGCGCATTGGAGGATAA
- the thrC gene encoding threonine synthase, which yields MNYTSTRGTVAVNETYALLHGLAEDGGLYVPSLFPTNCLTYNDVKDKNYQEVAAIVLSKLFPCFSEAHLNEMINSAYSDANFSTRDIAPLHSLLEKVSVLELFHGRTQAFKDMALSLFPYLLVAAKEAEGEKKEVLILTATSGDTGKAALEGFKDVPGTHIQVFYPTDGVSPMQAEQMQKQEGNNVNVTAIHGNFDDAQQFLKRLFVDKAIAEEVAAKGVIFSSANSINIGRLAPQVIYYVNAYAELVAQGAIHEDEAFNVVVPTGNFGNILAAYYAKKMGIPIGKLICASNQNNVLTDFFETGTYDMNRPFYTTISPSMDILESSNFERFLYYISGEDSERTAGWMKDLKATGKLTVNEEEFSRVKANFAGAYVDDEETKAIIEQVYNSYGYVMDPHTAVAMGAYMKELEKHPEDGARHTIIASTAHPFKFPTAICEALDIKVGDTPYESLDNISAVTGVAFPKQLEALKSKPLRFTKAIDKEDMKQEILDFVDTFSK from the coding sequence ATGAATTATACTAGCACCCGCGGTACCGTTGCGGTAAATGAAACATATGCATTGTTGCACGGCTTAGCAGAGGATGGTGGTCTATATGTACCATCTTTATTCCCTACAAACTGCTTAACTTACAATGATGTGAAAGATAAAAACTATCAAGAGGTAGCAGCTATTGTATTATCTAAGTTGTTCCCATGCTTCTCTGAAGCTCATTTAAATGAAATGATCAATTCTGCATACTCTGATGCTAATTTCAGTACTCGTGATATTGCACCATTACATTCCTTATTAGAAAAGGTTTCTGTATTGGAATTATTCCACGGCCGTACACAAGCTTTCAAAGATATGGCATTGTCCTTATTCCCATATTTATTGGTGGCAGCAAAAGAAGCAGAAGGTGAGAAAAAAGAAGTTCTTATCTTAACGGCTACATCTGGTGATACTGGTAAAGCTGCACTGGAAGGCTTTAAAGATGTACCTGGTACACATATCCAAGTATTCTACCCAACAGATGGTGTAAGTCCTATGCAAGCAGAACAAATGCAAAAGCAAGAAGGAAATAACGTTAATGTAACGGCTATTCATGGTAACTTTGATGATGCTCAACAATTCTTGAAACGCTTATTCGTTGATAAGGCTATAGCAGAAGAGGTTGCTGCAAAAGGTGTGATATTCTCCAGTGCGAACTCCATTAACATCGGCCGCTTGGCACCTCAAGTGATATATTATGTAAATGCCTATGCTGAGCTCGTAGCACAAGGTGCTATTCACGAAGACGAAGCTTTCAACGTAGTAGTGCCAACAGGTAACTTTGGTAATATCTTGGCTGCTTACTATGCTAAAAAAATGGGTATTCCTATTGGTAAATTGATTTGTGCATCCAACCAAAACAATGTGCTTACTGATTTCTTTGAAACTGGCACATACGATATGAACCGCCCATTCTATACAACGATTTCTCCGTCCATGGATATTCTTGAATCCTCCAACTTTGAACGTTTCTTGTACTATATCTCTGGTGAAGATAGTGAACGTACCGCTGGTTGGATGAAAGATCTTAAAGCAACCGGTAAATTGACTGTCAACGAAGAAGAGTTCAGTCGTGTTAAAGCTAATTTCGCAGGTGCCTACGTTGATGATGAAGAAACAAAAGCCATCATTGAACAAGTGTACAACTCCTATGGTTATGTAATGGACCCTCATACGGCGGTAGCTATGGGTGCATACATGAAGGAATTGGAAAAACATCCTGAAGATGGTGCGCGCCATACAATTATTGCGTCTACTGCACATCCATTTAAATTCCCTACAGCCATTTGCGAGGCTTTAGATATCAAAGTGGGTGACACACCGTATGAAAGCTTAGATAATATTTCTGCTGTAACGGGTGTAGCATTCCCTAAACAATTGGAAGCTTTGAAATCTAAACCATTGCGTTTTACAAAAGCAATCGATAAAGAGGATATGAAACAAGAAATTCTTGATTTTGTAGATACATTCTCTAAATAA
- a CDS encoding Dyp-type peroxidase, translating into MAVDVSRTQDVYKDAGQSVNFTTLLLNRKDRDAELEVIQDMADRIQAIKRSVSIRANGEGLGIAFGFSRKAWDYLFPNAPVPKELEDFQGIKGDKQDVPAVAADLFLHVRSNDESVTYTVVDQIMEFLRPITSVVDETHGFHYEQGRAIIDFVDGTENPVGQEAVEWGVIGDEDPEFTNGSYAFAQKYEHDLDAWRALPTEMQEKFIGRRKFSDIELEDDEKDPAAHNVVSQDNRDDKEHKIVRMNVPFAQPGQGVRGTYFIGYARYWDVTKTMLTNMFTQNDKLLDYSKPITGMLFFIPSLDTLDAIAEGEL; encoded by the coding sequence ATGGCAGTAGATGTTTCTAGAACACAAGATGTGTATAAAGATGCTGGACAAAGTGTAAACTTTACAACATTATTATTAAATCGTAAAGATCGTGACGCTGAACTCGAAGTAATTCAAGATATGGCGGACCGCATTCAAGCTATTAAACGCTCTGTTAGCATTCGTGCAAATGGTGAAGGTTTGGGCATTGCTTTTGGTTTCAGCCGTAAAGCATGGGATTATTTATTCCCTAATGCACCTGTACCAAAAGAGTTAGAAGACTTCCAAGGTATTAAAGGTGATAAACAAGACGTACCAGCGGTAGCAGCTGATTTATTCTTACATGTACGTTCCAATGATGAGTCCGTTACATATACTGTAGTGGATCAAATTATGGAGTTCTTACGTCCTATTACATCTGTAGTAGATGAAACTCATGGCTTCCATTATGAACAAGGTCGCGCCATCATTGATTTTGTAGATGGGACTGAAAACCCTGTTGGTCAAGAAGCTGTAGAGTGGGGCGTTATTGGTGATGAAGATCCTGAATTCACTAATGGTTCTTATGCATTTGCTCAAAAATATGAACACGATCTTGATGCGTGGCGTGCGCTTCCTACAGAAATGCAAGAAAAGTTCATTGGCCGTCGTAAATTCAGCGATATTGAGTTAGAAGATGATGAAAAAGATCCAGCAGCTCATAATGTAGTGTCTCAAGATAATCGCGATGATAAAGAACATAAAATCGTGCGCATGAATGTACCGTTTGCTCAACCGGGTCAAGGTGTACGTGGTACATACTTTATTGGCTATGCTCGTTACTGGGATGTAACTAAAACAATGCTTACTAATATGTTTACGCAAAATGATAAATTGCTTGATTATTCCAAACCTATTACAGGCATGCTCTTTTTCATTCCATCCCTTGATACATTGGATGCTATTGCAGAAGGCGAATTATAA
- a CDS encoding ATP-dependent nuclease: MYIKWMHIENYRNLADVTLSFHNDINYFVGENAVGKSNFLDLLEIVMECHGFNEHDFTDVHKPIRIDFELSLGELNYKSMFTPNEGPIYRLRLEQVVQEVYPRLYSMTDKDIEPMALSMIRHALYMCHRDTSEQELFTIPSSVYVELGKLLEDYVSRLEVVTDDLQRKIVSLRKDLDPYCMLNIQHLIEVLSTSSAMEHKYSADNVRLIMAVALKILAQIYMKINSATTNLESLLVYDEKGRKYLPIFISVDEPELHLSPYLQRAVLNYYRQIATNENEEFLALLRDIFNIDGLLGQLFVVTHSTDALVDDYRHIIRLYRDENNMVCTACGVTFNFPKEVEKHLIMHFPEAKQALYARCIILVEGETEYGSFAGFGKKLGVDFDYFGICLINARGESSISKLQKLFNRFAIPTVALYDRDVEGKYAKAHSNIFYTDEICFEMDFVTHLLSLRKRSIIDAIIKDIIDDARPMVTKDMARRGYAKLGITKKQIRQRCLSNISDRKLDDLHVYYFSWFYANKGVIVGRRISQFLEAEMIPPAFISVIERAKAISLGIKI; this comes from the coding sequence ATGTATATAAAATGGATGCATATTGAAAACTATCGCAACTTGGCTGATGTGACCTTGAGCTTTCACAATGATATTAATTATTTCGTTGGTGAAAATGCAGTAGGTAAGTCTAATTTTTTAGATCTCTTAGAAATTGTCATGGAATGTCACGGTTTTAATGAACATGATTTTACAGATGTACATAAACCGATTCGCATAGATTTTGAACTATCACTTGGTGAATTAAATTATAAAAGTATGTTTACCCCTAATGAGGGGCCAATTTATCGGTTACGATTAGAACAAGTGGTACAAGAGGTATATCCACGCCTGTATAGCATGACTGATAAAGATATTGAGCCTATGGCGCTTTCTATGATTCGTCATGCTTTATATATGTGTCATCGAGATACTTCTGAACAAGAGTTGTTTACTATTCCATCCTCAGTTTATGTAGAGCTAGGAAAACTATTAGAAGACTATGTGTCTAGATTGGAAGTGGTAACCGATGATTTACAACGTAAAATCGTCAGTTTGCGTAAGGATTTAGATCCCTATTGTATGCTCAATATTCAACACCTCATAGAAGTGTTATCCACTTCATCCGCAATGGAACATAAATACTCTGCTGATAATGTGCGTTTAATTATGGCGGTGGCTCTTAAGATTTTGGCGCAAATTTATATGAAGATTAATAGTGCAACAACAAATTTAGAATCTCTTCTCGTATATGATGAAAAAGGTCGTAAGTATTTACCTATTTTTATTAGTGTCGATGAGCCAGAGTTACACTTAAGTCCGTACTTGCAACGAGCCGTGCTAAATTATTATCGCCAAATTGCAACGAATGAAAACGAAGAATTTTTGGCGTTGCTAAGAGATATATTTAACATTGATGGACTTTTAGGGCAGCTCTTTGTAGTTACTCATAGTACGGATGCGCTAGTTGACGACTATCGTCATATAATTCGTCTATACCGTGATGAGAACAATATGGTTTGTACAGCTTGTGGAGTGACCTTTAATTTTCCTAAGGAAGTAGAAAAGCACTTGATTATGCATTTCCCTGAGGCTAAACAGGCACTCTATGCACGGTGTATCATTCTTGTAGAGGGTGAAACAGAGTATGGCAGTTTTGCTGGCTTTGGGAAAAAATTAGGTGTAGATTTTGATTACTTTGGCATATGTCTTATCAATGCACGTGGTGAGTCCTCTATTAGTAAACTACAAAAACTGTTTAATCGATTTGCCATACCTACAGTCGCTCTCTATGATCGCGATGTAGAAGGGAAATATGCTAAAGCCCATAGCAATATATTCTATACAGATGAAATATGTTTTGAAATGGACTTTGTTACTCATCTATTATCCTTGCGTAAACGTTCCATTATAGATGCTATTATCAAGGATATAATCGATGATGCTAGACCAATGGTGACAAAGGATATGGCCCGACGAGGTTATGCCAAGCTAGGAATTACGAAAAAGCAAATTAGACAACGATGTTTATCAAATATTTCAGATCGCAAATTAGATGATTTACATGTCTATTATTTCTCTTGGTTCTATGCTAATAAAGGCGTTATTGTAGGGCGTCGTATCAGCCAATTCTTAGAGGCCGAAATGATACCGCCGGCATTTATTTCAGTTATAGAACGGGCTAAAGCTATTTCCCTAGGTATAAAGATATAA
- a CDS encoding MOSC domain-containing protein: MADGKIIAISISERKGQKKHNIESANLIVDHGMEGDAHAGNWHRQISLLGIASIDHMRAQGADVKPGDFAENITVEGMVLYELAVGTQLRVGKDVILEITQIGKECHHGCEIMKQVGSCIMPTQGIFGKVLKNGTIHVGDEVSIIK, from the coding sequence ATGGCAGACGGAAAAATTATTGCTATCTCCATTAGTGAGAGAAAAGGGCAAAAGAAACATAATATTGAATCCGCTAATCTTATCGTAGATCATGGTATGGAAGGTGATGCGCACGCAGGCAATTGGCATCGTCAAATCAGCTTGCTTGGTATTGCAAGCATCGATCATATGCGTGCCCAAGGAGCGGATGTAAAACCTGGTGATTTTGCAGAAAATATCACTGTTGAAGGTATGGTGCTTTACGAATTGGCTGTAGGCACACAATTACGAGTTGGTAAGGATGTAATTCTTGAAATTACTCAAATTGGTAAGGAATGTCATCATGGCTGTGAAATCATGAAACAAGTAGGATCTTGTATCATGCCTACACAAGGCATCTTTGGCAAAGTCCTTAAAAATGGTACGATTCACGTAGGTGATGAAGTATCTATTATCAAATAA
- a CDS encoding nucleobase:cation symporter-2 family protein codes for MTDQKQMNTVDSMLPIPQLFAFGLQHVLAMYAGAVAVPIIVAQAMNLPMEDLIRLITADLFTCGIATLIQTLGFGKIGGRIPMIQGVTFASVGPMAMIGAQHGMTAIYGAIIVAGLFTFLIAPFFSRLIRLFPPVVTGTIITIIGINLMPVAINWMGGGVGNPQFGSFTNIGLGFLTFLIVVFVYKFAKGFFSNLSVLIGLIAGTAIAFAMGVTNFDEVGHSHWIAFIEPFYFGLPTFDWASVLSMIIVMLVVMVETTGDSIAIGEIVDKPIGRKELASIIRADGVSTIIGGILNSFPYTAFAQNVGLIAVTGVKSRFVVAASGVILILLGLFPKLAAIVASIPNAVLGGAGIAMFGMIVASGIRSLGKVSFEGNHNLMLVAISIGVAMIPIAAPNFYANFPAWAQIILKSGITFGSIMAILLNLLLNGVNRGDEIKEMGRR; via the coding sequence ATGACAGATCAAAAACAAATGAATACGGTCGATAGTATGTTGCCAATACCACAGCTCTTTGCCTTTGGTTTACAACACGTACTGGCCATGTATGCAGGTGCCGTTGCTGTACCTATTATTGTGGCACAGGCCATGAACTTACCTATGGAAGATTTGATTCGATTAATTACGGCGGACTTATTTACCTGCGGTATTGCCACATTAATCCAAACATTAGGTTTTGGTAAAATTGGTGGACGTATTCCGATGATCCAAGGTGTTACCTTTGCTTCTGTTGGACCTATGGCCATGATTGGCGCTCAGCATGGTATGACTGCTATTTATGGTGCTATTATCGTAGCCGGTTTATTTACCTTTTTGATAGCGCCATTCTTCAGTCGTCTTATTCGCTTATTCCCACCTGTAGTTACAGGTACAATTATTACCATTATCGGTATTAACTTGATGCCAGTTGCTATTAATTGGATGGGTGGCGGTGTAGGTAATCCTCAATTTGGTAGTTTTACCAATATTGGACTAGGATTTCTTACCTTCTTAATCGTCGTATTTGTTTATAAATTTGCCAAAGGATTCTTTAGTAATCTTTCTGTATTAATTGGTTTGATTGCAGGTACAGCGATTGCGTTTGCCATGGGTGTTACAAACTTTGATGAAGTTGGTCATTCCCACTGGATTGCGTTTATTGAGCCTTTCTATTTCGGGTTACCAACCTTTGATTGGGCGTCTGTACTTTCCATGATTATCGTAATGCTCGTAGTTATGGTAGAAACAACTGGTGATAGTATCGCTATTGGTGAAATCGTAGATAAGCCAATTGGTCGTAAAGAACTTGCTTCTATTATTCGTGCTGATGGGGTATCTACAATTATTGGTGGTATTCTTAATAGCTTCCCTTATACAGCATTCGCTCAAAACGTTGGTCTTATTGCCGTAACAGGTGTTAAGAGCCGCTTTGTTGTAGCTGCATCGGGTGTAATCTTGATTTTATTGGGGTTATTCCCTAAATTAGCGGCTATCGTAGCTAGCATTCCGAATGCCGTGTTGGGTGGTGCTGGTATTGCTATGTTCGGCATGATCGTTGCTAGCGGTATTCGTTCCTTAGGCAAGGTTAGCTTTGAAGGCAATCATAATTTAATGCTCGTAGCTATCAGTATTGGTGTAGCTATGATTCCAATTGCAGCGCCAAACTTTTATGCTAATTTCCCTGCGTGGGCACAAATTATTTTAAAATCTGGCATCACTTTCGGTAGTATTATGGCAATATTGCTTAATTTACTACTTAATGGTGTTAATCGTGGTGACGAAATTAAAGAAATGGGTCGTCGATAA
- a CDS encoding DMT family transporter — MAKKGLMYALLSALLLSTMNLFVKMLGSNIPSGEIAFFRGLFGTVAVLIVMYTQGIRFSKEDRGHLLMRGLYGGFGMVCNFIALVHLKLSDATILFQTSGIFVLIFSALFLKERVPKGAGKWLLLIFVAVMVMVNPFSFTGFTWFALVAILGAALSAAAYTTIRLISKRGKHSNFEIMAYFMITGMIAGLVTTDKLVMPQGTDWLIILAIGGISVVAQFFLTGAFVTTNAVVAQFLQYVGVFISSFYGFLFFGESLSIETVGAGIAMFVSSVMLARLKEQSGPLREGKVIEDKIK, encoded by the coding sequence ATGGCTAAAAAAGGCCTTATGTACGCATTGTTATCGGCTCTTTTGTTGAGTACGATGAATTTATTCGTAAAGATGCTTGGCTCTAATATTCCTTCTGGGGAAATTGCCTTTTTCCGTGGCTTATTTGGTACTGTAGCGGTTCTTATCGTTATGTATACCCAAGGCATCCGATTCTCTAAAGAAGATAGAGGACATCTACTAATGCGCGGTTTATACGGCGGCTTTGGAATGGTTTGTAACTTTATTGCCTTAGTGCATTTAAAGTTATCTGATGCAACGATTTTATTTCAAACATCAGGTATATTTGTATTGATATTTAGCGCCTTATTTCTTAAAGAACGGGTACCTAAAGGGGCTGGAAAATGGCTTCTTTTGATCTTTGTAGCTGTAATGGTTATGGTAAATCCATTTAGCTTTACTGGCTTTACTTGGTTTGCCTTAGTAGCTATTTTAGGGGCTGCTTTATCTGCGGCTGCGTATACAACGATTCGCCTTATATCTAAGCGAGGTAAACATAGTAATTTCGAAATTATGGCGTATTTTATGATTACAGGTATGATTGCAGGGCTTGTTACAACTGACAAACTCGTTATGCCTCAAGGCACAGATTGGCTTATCATCTTGGCGATTGGTGGTATTAGTGTAGTGGCTCAGTTCTTCTTGACTGGTGCCTTTGTTACAACTAACGCTGTAGTGGCTCAATTTCTACAATATGTTGGCGTATTCATTAGTTCCTTCTATGGATTCCTGTTCTTTGGTGAAAGCTTATCCATCGAAACCGTTGGGGCTGGTATTGCTATGTTTGTGTCCTCTGTTATGCTAGCACGCCTTAAAGAGCAAAGTGGTCCTTTGCGTGAAGGCAAGGTTATAGAGGATAAAATTAAATAA
- a CDS encoding cyclodeaminase/cyclohydrolase family protein has translation MNLVEQRVVDFVAATASKEPTPGGGAIAALTAATGAALAEMVANLTFSKKGYEDVQSEMKDLQAKAESIRNRMLELSQADADVFNIFMNALGLPKNTDEEKFKRIAAIQQAYKDAAMVPFEIGELAYQIFDLAALASKKGNQNLITDGIIAAINARAAVKAAFLNVRINLSGIKDEAFVADITTKMKAIETGLDDKEAAIIALYV, from the coding sequence ATGAATTTAGTAGAACAACGTGTTGTAGATTTTGTAGCAGCTACTGCATCTAAAGAACCAACTCCAGGTGGTGGGGCCATTGCGGCCTTAACGGCTGCAACTGGTGCAGCATTAGCTGAAATGGTGGCGAATTTAACCTTTAGTAAAAAGGGATATGAAGATGTTCAATCTGAAATGAAAGATCTTCAAGCTAAAGCGGAATCTATTCGTAATCGCATGCTCGAATTATCTCAAGCTGATGCAGATGTATTTAATATCTTTATGAATGCCTTAGGTTTGCCAAAGAATACAGATGAAGAAAAGTTTAAACGTATTGCCGCTATTCAACAAGCTTATAAAGATGCTGCGATGGTTCCCTTTGAAATCGGCGAGTTAGCTTATCAAATCTTTGATTTAGCAGCGTTAGCATCTAAAAAAGGTAATCAAAATCTTATTACTGATGGTATTATTGCTGCAATCAATGCTCGTGCTGCAGTAAAGGCGGCATTCCTAAACGTACGTATTAATTTATCCGGTATTAAAGACGAAGCATTTGTAGCTGATATAACCACAAAAATGAAGGCTATTGAAACAGGTTTAGATGATAAAGAAGCGGCAATTATAGCGTTATATGTATAG